From a region of the Zingiber officinale cultivar Zhangliang chromosome 4B, Zo_v1.1, whole genome shotgun sequence genome:
- the LOC121975168 gene encoding 3-hydroxyisobutyryl-CoA hydrolase-like protein 2, mitochondrial produces the protein MQRFKALAQVRRSISTIYRPLFTTTRPISTHDNQPHKEVLVEGKASARAAILNRPSNLNALTTNMATRLKKLYESWEDNPDIGFVIMKGSGRAFCAGGDVVTLYHLINEGKVEDCKDFFRNLYMFIYILGTYLKPHVAILDGITMGGGAGISFPGAFRVATDKTIFSTPEIHIGFHPDAGASFYLSHLTGYIGEYLALTGERLNGIDMLAVGLATHYTMSARLNWLDERLAKLVTDDPSTIDASLATFGDIVYPDKNSIVNRLELIDKCFGLETVEEILDALEIEAARSKQEWCIVALKKLKEASPLSLKVALRSIREGRFQTLDECLVREYRMSLHGISKPLSHDFLEGVRARLVDKDFTPKWDPPTLDKVSEDMVDHYFSPLGELDSELKLPTHLREAFI, from the exons ATGCAACGATTCAAAGCCCTTGCGCAAGTCCGGAGGTCCATCTCCACCATCTACCGTCCTCTCTTTACTACAACACGACCCATTTCTACCCATGACAATCAACCCCATAAGGAG GTGCTTGTGGAGGGTAAGGCAAGTGCTCGTGCTGCCATCCTCAACCGGCCTTCTAATCTCAATGCCCTCACAACCAATATG GCAACTCGGTTGAAGAAACTATATGAGTCTTGGGAGGATAACCCAGATATTGGGTTTGTTATCATGAAA GGCAGTGGCAGAGCATTTTGTGCTGGTGGTGATGTTGTTACTCTTTATCACTTAATTAATGAAG GCAAGGTGGAAGATTGCAAGGACTTCTTCAGGAATCTATacatgtttatttacattttaggGACTTATTTAAAGCCTCAC GTGGCTATCCTAGATGGTATTACCATGGGGGGAGGAGCAGGAATCTCCTTTCCTGGGGCATTTCGTGTTGCAACAGATAAGACT ATTTTTTCTACACCAGAAATTCACATAGGCTTCCATCCTGATGCTGGAGCTTCCTTCTACCTGTCACATCTAACTGGTTATATAG GGGAATATTTGGCATTGACAGGTGAAAGACTTAATGGAATTGATATGCTTGCAGTTGGCCTTGCTACACACTATACAATGAGTGCT AGGCTTAATTGGCTGGATGAACGGCTTGCTAAGTTGGTCACTGATGATCCTTCAACGATAGATGCTTCCCTTGCAACTTTTGGTGATATTGTATATCCAGATAAAAACAGCATTGTTAACAG GTTGGAGTTGATAGATAAATGTTTTGGCCTTGAAACAGTTGAAGAGATTTTGGATGCTTTG GAGATTGAGGCAGCCAGATCAAAGCAAGAATGGTGTATTGTTGCATTAAAGAAACTGAAAGAAGCTTCTCCTTTGAGTTTAAAAGTTGCCTTACGATCT ATAAGAGAAGGTAGGTTTCAGACTCTCGATGAATGCCTTGTTCGAGAGTACAGAATGTCTCTTCATGGGATCTCAAAACCACTTTCTCACGACTTCCTTGAG GGTGTCCGAGCACGGCTGGTCGACAAAGACTTCACCCCCAAG TGGGATCCCCCGACATTGGACAAAGTATCAGAAGACATGGTTGATCATTACTTCTCACCTCTCGGCGAATTGGACTCTGAACTAAAGCTACCTACACACTTGCGTGAAGCCTTCATTTGA